A DNA window from Hydra vulgaris chromosome 13, alternate assembly HydraT2T_AEP contains the following coding sequences:
- the LOC136089397 gene encoding beta-2 adrenergic receptor-like translates to MNTTSIHESFKTLSIAFLSLLSVATITLNVISLVVIKKSKKMLTRPSIHFIINLLIVDLLQGIFVIPIYAVKKQSTHSRFWDSFVCNSFRFLYMLTYYMSIFCVLLIASDRYIATTFVFKYKSLVRVKTVRIVIIISWIYITMLCIIPFSTSELPRRQSFELPTQLSTKIRLQQLSELPLHPSPKLTLKSSTELPLESSPEQPLQLLPDRINQQNDFCIYRQNTAWTITMLVFNCFFPYLIILYFYKCIIKNIQEFKKESVRIKNIQESTETSQQNVLQYESQTGVYFALNFNKQISSHTKNIIKISVLISVCYAICWTPSVIYYVLSKFCPKKCFYKNFINSASQTYLEFAIKYLGFLNSISAPIIYCYTDKEFCFQLKSLSLSLVKEKRIF, encoded by the coding sequence ATGAATACCACTTCAATACatgaatcttttaaaactttatccaTTGCTTTTCTTTCTTTGCTTTCTGTGGCAACAATAACACTAAACGTTATAAGCTtggttgttataaaaaaatcaaagaaaatgtTAACCAGACCATCAATACACTTTATTATCAATCTGTTGATAGTAGATTTGTTACAAGGAATATTTGTAATTCCAATCTATGCCGTTAAAAAACAAAGCACTCACAGTAGATTTTGGGATAGTTTTGTATGTAATTCTTTTCGATTTTTATACATGTTAACATATTATATGTCAATATTTTGTGTTCTACTTATTGCGTCGGATCGATATATTGCTACtacttttgttttcaaatataaaagtttagtgAGAGTAAAAACAGTGagaattgtaataattatatcatGGATTTATATTACTATGTTATGTATAATTCCATTTTCTACATCTGAATTACCTCGGAGACAGTCATTTGAGCTACCAACGCAATTATCAACTAAGATACGGTTGCAACAACTATCTGAGTTACCTTTGCACCCATCACCTAAGCTAACATTGAAATCGTCAACTGAACTACCATTGGAATCTTCACCTGAGCAACCATTGCAGCTGTTGCCAGATCGTATTAATcaacaaaatgatttttgtatttatcGTCAGAATACTGCTTGGACAATAACGATGCTggttttcaattgttttttccCTTATCTTATAAttctctatttttataaatgtattatcaaaaacattcaagagtttaaaaaagaatccgTTAGAATTAAGAATATACAAGAGAGCACAGAAACGTCACAACAGAATGTTTTACAGTACGAAAGTCAGACTGGTGTTTACTTTgcactaaattttaataaacaaatatctagtcatacaaaaaatatcatcaaaatttctgttttaataTCGGTTTGTTACGCAATTTGTTGGACACCATCGGTTATCTACTATGTATTAAGTAAGTTCTGCCCgaagaaatgtttttataaaaactttataaactcAGCAAGTCAAACCTACTTAGAATTCGCAATAAAATATTTgggatttttaaattcaatttcagCACCGATAATCTATTGTTATACAGACAAAGAGTTTTGTTTTCAGTTAAAATCTTTATCACTAAGTCTTGTAAAGGAAAAacgaattttttaa